CGTAAAACTCTGTAAAGGTAGTTGCTATTTCGTAGACGTATTCGCACAAATGGTGCGGACACAAATCCTTCGTAACTTTGTCGAGTTCCTCTGGAAACTTCAACAACACTTTCGCCAATTTCCACTCCTTCTCGTGGTCTAAAGAAATCGTGTGACTTTTCGCCACGTCTTCGATTTTCTTGTCGTCGAAGTTTGCAGTACGCGCAATTGATCTTATACGTGTATAAGCATACAGCAAATAAACGGCCGTATTTCCCTTATCCTCTAGCATTTTATCGAAACTAAAGACGTACTCGTGGTGACGGTTGTGGCTCAAATCGGCGTACTTAATACACCCGTAAGCTATGGACTCCTGTGCTTGTTTCAATTCTTCAGGAGTCAAAACCTGATCACGACCCTTCTCTTTGAGTTTATCCAAAGCACGTTTTAAACCTTCTTCTAAAAGGTCTATTAATCGAACTGTGTCACCGGACCGggttttaaatttctttttatctTCACCCAAAACAACTCCAAACGGGACATGATCAACCCGGATGTTATCAGTCAACAGGCCAATTTTTCGAGCAATTTGGAACAGAATGTAGAAGTGAGTCCCTTGCCCGGCATCCGTTACATAAATCAACCAATCGCCTTTCTCCTCAACTATTCTTTGTTTAATCGTAGCCAAATCAGAGGTGTCGTAAGTGTAGCCACCGTCCGATTTAACAACCGTAAACGGTATATTCCCATCGTTTTTATCACCCCACATTACTTTACGTCCCTCATCATCTTCCAAATAACCCCCAGCTTCCAATTCTTTAACAATGTCGTTCATTCGAGACTGATAAAACGACTCCCCTCGCTCAATTAACTTAACATCCAAACGATCATAAATTACTTGAAATTCCTTACGAGAAACGTCACAAATCAACTGCCAAGCCTTAATGTAATTGGGGTCCCCCGACTGTAACTTAACAACACCGGCATAAGCCCGCTTCTTGAAGTCTTCATCTTCGTCAAACCGTTTTTTCGATTCTTTATAAAACGCTTGCAGGTCAGAAATTGGGGGCGCTTTGCTCAAATAATCGGGAAATTTCTCCTGCAAATGGACGATCAACATCCCAAACTGCGTTCCCCAATCACCAATATGATTAATTCGCAAAACATCGTGTCCTAAAAACTCCAACAAGCGACAAATCGTGTCTCCGATTATCGTCGACCTTAAATGCCCCACGTGCATTTCTTTCGCGATATTTGGCGACGATAAATCAACAACAACGCGCAATTTCTTGTAAGGGGGCGGCCTGACCCCATGCGTGAAAATCGTCGATAAATTACGCAAACCGAACGCTTTActcacaaaaacattaatgaaCCCTGGCCCAGCAACTTCCAGTTTATCGACCAATTCGTGTGGACTTACGTTTTCAACGATTTTATTGGCGATATCTCGAGGGGAGACTTTTTTACCCAATTGCTTGTAAATATTGGAAATTTGCATAGCAGAATTGCATTGATAATCACCAAATTTTGCGTTATTACTTAAGGTGATGACAACAGGGGCGTCCGTGATGTCAGGGCAGGCGGACGAGATGGCAGCCCCAAAAATCTCATCAAGGATTTCTTGAATGTTTTGCATTCTGGTGGAGTCACGGGATGTTTGCGAGTGACTCAAACTGGCAATAGCCTAAATCAGCGTGATtttaaaacatgtttaaaCCACCAAAATGCCACATACCCTCTTCAATATGGTCAGACGGTGTTTTAGCTTCGTATTTTCCGTCACCAATTTCTGGAGTTCAGGGTTTTGTGACGTGTCAACCGTTTTATTCTTGATGTTTTGTTGCAATTGTAAGAGCTGCTTTTTTAGGCATTTTATTTGGTCTTCCTGAATAAAGCACACTGAGTGAGGTAACCTAAATTATCACTGAAAGCTTACCGCACAACTTGCTTCTTTATCATAAAAAGAGACCGTTTCGTCTATTAAACCCATAACACGTCGTTAAATTGCGAATTATTGcacaaaataacaacaaaaacgATTCAAAAGTTCACGTGTGCagcaaaaataacttaaatgGCCGCCGTTGCCAACCTGACACGTCACTAAAATccctattaattttaaatctctcgcgcaaattttttaaactacaaAGAATCAATCCCACTAAAATGGCACAGAGGCTATTTACACCTTAAGTGATTGTTTTATGTTCTTAAAAGATAACCATCGACCGAAAAAATGCGCAGTTAATGGGAACTGTCCGCTTTACGTaacttttgttattttttttttagaacttAATTGCTTTCCGTATTATCTCCGACAGTCATTGTTTTcacaacttttaaaaatgttacacAATTCACGAATTAACACTCACCTCTTtgctattttttcaaaagtttttaattgcaCCAACATGTTACGCGTTTTTCACAAATTCTTGCGTAAATTCGCTGCAAACACGCCAATTTTACAGGATGAAATCACAAGCGGGAATATCTTTCAAATAAAGGCCAAACCATACCGCTCAAAAATTCACGTTTGTAGGAGAAATCTTGAGAAGgctgtaaaaaatataatcacaTTAAATGcagtttattttcttttataatagTAAACATTTTACAGAGTTTTACTGGTAAGTTAAGATGTGGATATGCTAAGCACATGAAAATTAGTACCATAACACTTCTTCTCATGTATAACACAAAATCAGTCAACTAGAGATTCTGTTACCTCACAGAAATTTCGAAACAATACCAAGTTACAGGTTCAGATAATACTGATAAATAAACGATGTGCTTTATATATCACAAGTATGAACAGAAAACCTTAATATTTTATGATCATCCACCGTACATGATTGGAATTATTTACAGTAGCTACAATTCgatcaaattcaataaattGCACAGAtagaaaattgtttatttacgaCGAtgactgaaataaaaatttgcagaaTTCCAGAAGCTTGTTTACACtagtaaataatataaaaataacaatcatTAGGCTTTTAGTACCTATCAATCTAAACATTTGTACACTTccacttaataatttacagacaggtttttgtcaattattCACACACTTTCACTGGGCGTCCCTAACAAACGTCCTTTTGCGTGCCGGTCACCTGTGATTCGATCCTTCGTTCATATCGTACAAAACTTGTGCTATCGTCCTCGACGACTCTACATTACTAAGGGCTACATTCGCTAAATGAGGCTCGTAGTGCTTTAAGTACCTTAAAAAAACCACAAAGACACGATCAAACCTGAACCAAAAAACCCCAATCGGAAACACCCACCTTCTACAATTACTGCTGTAAATAACGAGATTCCTAAGTATTAACGACGCTGTCAATCTTATGCTCTTCGTCACAGGCCCCTCATTGTCGTCCTAAAACACCAATCCGTCAACAAAACTCTCCTCCCCCAACACCACCACAATCAAAAACACGACGTGCAAAAAATACATCACAGGCATCATCAAACTACCGATGTTTTCGCTACGCAAAAccgcaaataataaattccaaGCTGTGTTCAAACACGCACAAACACCTCACCTGTTCGGGCGGAGTGGGCCCAGCTCGGGGCGGGGGCGCAGGCACACTCGGTGTGCCCTGCTTTGCCGGCGTTTTCTATTCACAAAACCAACAATTGTAGAAACCGACTTAACCCGCACAATAAAGACAAAACAACGAAACAAAACGTCATTTTTACTACTTACTTGTAATTCTTTGGGATTGACAAACTCCAACGCGTGCCTCTTGATGGCGTGCAGCGCCGCATCGGGGGCGTAACCGGGGTGCGACGTCGGCGTCGGGGGCGGGGGCTCCACTTTACCCCCCTGCGACACCTGCTTTCGACGCGTTAAACTTTGTTTCATAGCCTGCGAAATTCATTCATTCTTTAAATTACCATCCAATacatttgttttgaaaattaattgaaaaatagtaaaaaaaacaagaaatgtGACGTTCTATTACATATTCTGAGATTTTTTATCCAacttttatattaaattagcTTTGGAACaggaaaacaaataataaaatgtgtttCATAAActgtatgaattttttatccaattgcaaaaattgaagaaactaTTCATTTACTTGTAATAACGTTTCTCACCTCGGTATTACAGTGCTTGTCGTTAAGATGAGTCATCAACGAAAACCTCTTCCTTTTCATATTATCACAACGGTCCCATTGACAGACAATCTCCTCACTACCTTTAGGAACGTGTGCCTCGCACACATGTAAATACACCTGATTGGCCGACTTAAACTTAGTGTCTCTGTAAATGAACCAATCAAAATCACTAATTACTTAAATCGGCACCACTTACAGATTACATTCACCCCATTCGCACACAAACGGCGTCGTTAAATCCCTTATAATTTTCGGcttttcctcctttttctccACGACACCGTTACTCGACGCCGGCGTCGTCTTAATCACGGACGTCGTCGGTATCACATTATTAGTCACCGTAGAACTCTGTAATACCGGCCTGTGTACTTGCGTAACGACCATTTGTTGTCCTTGTGGTAGAACAACTTTTTGTGTGGACGAGGGTTGTTGCTGGAGGATTATTATGGTTTTAGTGCCGCTGCCTTGCTGTTGTGCCGTTTGGGCCACTAGGACAGTTTGGGGCTGTCCGTGAACTACTGCCGTTTGCGGTTGCGCCACCATATAAGTCCCTTGTGCACCACTAGTTTGCAGCACGTATTGGCCAGGTTGTGTCGTACTGGCGACCAGTTGGACTTGGCCTTGCAGACCTTGAGACAGCAGGATTTGTCCTGTGTTTTGTTGCAGGACCATTGGAGTTCTTTGTTGGCCGGCGTTTTGTACTATTACGGTTTGACCAGGCTGGGTTTTCGGCTGCGAAACGATTATTTGTCTGGGTTGGGTCAACAAGACTTGCTGATTGTTATCAACGATTAATTGTTGGACTGGTGTTGAGGGCGCTACTGGTGTTGGTTGTTCGACTGGTGGTGGGTTTGATGCTTCTTGCATGAGTTGTTCCTCGTCTTCTCCTTCGAGAATATCGGCTGCAATGTCGGCGAAAAGTTTTGCGGCCGCTGTGGAGACCTGTGTCGAGCTTTCTTCACCGTTCGAGCTTGAAACCGAGCCAGGAGCGGAGGAATCAGCTCCTGCGGACCCGTTAACATTCAATTTGGCTtttttcggttcactttcgaCGATTTCGTCGTGTGCGGGTCGTTTTAAGCTTTTCTTTTCATCTTCGTGGTTTTCATTTTCGCGACTCAACGCCTTCTCAATGTGATTCTCCACAAGGTCTAATCGTAACTCTTTACCAAGCGTTCCGTTCATCATTGTCGGCGGTGTTTTTTCCACTTTCTTTTCCAATAAATCGGCAAGTCTTAAgggcttattttttaaaatttcaccacTGACTTTCACCGAATCTTTCGAATTGCTGTCCTCGTTTAACGGATTATCAATATTCGGAATCCCGTTTAAAATACCCTCGAAACTCGTCAAGGAATTATCACCGTCTTCCGTCGACGAAATACCCCCTATACAGATCGTCCCCATACCCGAACTCGATGCTAACGAATTATTACCGGTCGAATCGCTATCTTCGTTGTCTATACGCGACGTTTTCTTATTATTGCTTAGAGGAGCCAATGGAGGTGGCGGTTGAGGCGGTTCTTTTTTACCCTTGAGCATATTTGTAAATTGTGTTGTTGATGAAACAGAAGGGTCACCCACTTCACCATCAGGAAACAACTGACGAGCGCCGTTCAAAcgtgatttttgattttcggCCTTGACTGGCGTCTTATTATCCGCCGTGGACGTCGTCGTTGTTGTGGTTGCGTTCACTTGTTGGGCGAGAAGTTTTTGTTGACGTGCAACGACCTAAACACGCAAGAGAACGCTTTCAAAATTTCGCTTGATACTGAGTTAAAAAATCATCTACATTCAGGGTGACCCATGTCTAAGCGTTATTCaagttttgtaggaaattagACGCCCAAGTTTaaccaatttcaaaattttatactcAATTGTCATTCACTTCTGGCAAGGCCGTCACATAAAATGGCGAATTAGCATGAATTCCAATAACTTAGTCTTGCCAATATTACTTTATGAAACACTTTTATAGCCACCCGGTAGTTGAATATTTAACTTTTGCATTTCGTGTAAAAtggaattttattgtttttgtgaaTTTGCTCGCACCTTCGCAGGAGTCAGTTACATGAacagataatattttttgctaatgACGACTTATCGATATTCTTACACAATTACTATGtgctgtttaattttatttagtatttCACTTACTATTGACACAAACAGAGttctaataaatttattaatataaaaattagcatTTTATTCAAAGACTTTCAAACAAAGACCTATCTTCAGTGACCAGTGCGTGTGTGTGTGTAAATCTTCGAGTTCCTAAT
The sequence above is a segment of the Tribolium castaneum strain GA2 chromosome 9, icTriCast1.1, whole genome shotgun sequence genome. Coding sequences within it:
- the ArgRS gene encoding arginine--tRNA ligase, cytoplasmic: MGLIDETVSFYDKEASCAEDQIKCLKKQLLQLQQNIKNKTVDTSQNPELQKLVTENTKLKHRLTILKRAIASLSHSQTSRDSTRMQNIQEILDEIFGAAISSACPDITDAPVVITLSNNAKFGDYQCNSAMQISNIYKQLGKKVSPRDIANKIVENVSPHELVDKLEVAGPGFINVFVSKAFGLRNLSTIFTHGVRPPPYKKLRVVVDLSSPNIAKEMHVGHLRSTIIGDTICRLLEFLGHDVLRINHIGDWGTQFGMLIVHLQEKFPDYLSKAPPISDLQAFYKESKKRFDEDEDFKKRAYAGVVKLQSGDPNYIKAWQLICDVSRKEFQVIYDRLDVKLIERGESFYQSRMNDIVKELEAGGYLEDDEGRKVMWGDKNDGNIPFTVVKSDGGYTYDTSDLATIKQRIVEEKGDWLIYVTDAGQGTHFYILFQIARKIGLLTDNIRVDHVPFGVVLGEDKKKFKTRSGDTVRLIDLLEEGLKRALDKLKEKGRDQVLTPEELKQAQESIAYGCIKYADLSHNRHHEYVFSFDKMLEDKGNTAVYLLYAYTRIRSIARTANFDDKKIEDVAKSHTISLDHEKEWKLAKVLLKFPEELDKVTKDLCPHHLCEYVYEIATTFTEFYDSCYCVEKDSSGDIVKVNHGRILLAEATARVMAKCLDILGLKPVAKM